One window of Curtobacterium sp. 458 genomic DNA carries:
- the nusB gene encoding transcription antitermination factor NusB, which produces MSARSKARKRALDMLYVAEVRELPIADVLATETVRHLDQPERASSWDYARQIVTGVDEARHEIDSVIVDHAQGWSIARMPVLDRCILRMGVWELRFNSEVPDAVAIAEAVELAQSLSTEESAGFVNGVLGAVAGGRVSGSKQQDAPSGRTVAGGQESR; this is translated from the coding sequence ATGAGTGCTCGTTCGAAGGCCCGCAAGCGCGCCCTCGACATGCTGTACGTGGCGGAGGTCCGCGAGCTGCCGATCGCGGACGTCCTCGCGACGGAGACCGTCCGGCACCTCGACCAGCCCGAGCGCGCCTCGAGCTGGGACTACGCCCGGCAGATCGTCACGGGTGTGGACGAGGCCCGGCACGAGATCGACTCCGTGATCGTCGACCACGCCCAGGGCTGGTCGATCGCCCGGATGCCGGTGCTCGACCGCTGCATCCTCCGCATGGGCGTGTGGGAGCTCCGCTTCAACAGCGAGGTGCCCGACGCCGTCGCGATCGCCGAGGCCGTCGAGCTCGCGCAGTCCCTGTCCACCGAGGAGTCCGCGGGCTTCGTCAACGGTGTGCTCGGGGCGGTCGCCGGCGGTCGGGTCAGCGGGTCGAAGCAGCAGGATGCACCGTCCGGTCGGACGGTCGCAGGGGGCCAGGAGTCCCGGTAG
- the pyrR gene encoding bifunctional pyr operon transcriptional regulator/uracil phosphoribosyltransferase PyrR — MGTRTVLQNTDITRALTRIAHEILEANHGASDLVLLGIPTRGAVLAERLAAILADIEPEWAADREQRLGTLDVTMHRDDLGHGIGRAPHRTTIPTSGIDGKVVVLVDDVLYSGRTVRAALDALQGIGRPRAVRLAVLVDRGHRELPIRADHVGKNLPTASDERVTLRLTETDGADEVVIEQSEQSAQSGTQSGGAV; from the coding sequence GTGGGTACCCGAACGGTCCTGCAGAACACCGACATCACGCGTGCCTTGACACGCATCGCGCACGAGATCCTCGAGGCCAACCACGGCGCCTCGGACCTCGTGCTCCTGGGCATCCCGACACGGGGTGCCGTCCTGGCGGAGCGCCTCGCCGCGATCCTGGCCGACATCGAGCCCGAGTGGGCGGCCGACCGCGAGCAGCGGCTCGGCACCCTCGACGTGACGATGCACCGTGACGACCTCGGCCACGGCATCGGGCGGGCGCCGCACCGGACGACGATCCCGACGAGCGGCATCGACGGCAAGGTCGTCGTGCTCGTCGACGACGTGCTCTACTCCGGCCGCACCGTCCGGGCCGCGCTCGACGCCCTGCAGGGCATCGGCCGGCCGCGCGCCGTCCGGCTCGCCGTGCTCGTCGACCGGGGCCACCGCGAGCTCCCGATCCGCGCGGACCACGTGGGCAAGAACCTGCCGACCGCCTCCGACGAGCGGGTCACGCTGCGGCTGACCGAGACGGACGGCGCGGACGAGGTCGTCATCGAGCAGAGCGAGCAGAGCGCGCAGAGCGGGACGCAGTCGGGCGGTGCTGTCTGA
- a CDS encoding aspartate carbamoyltransferase catalytic subunit, whose product MRHLLSTADLSRAEAVHILDVAEEMAEVNTREVKRLPALRGKTVVNLFFEDSTRTRISFEAAAKRLSADVINFAAKGSSVSKGESLKDTVQTLGAMGIDGIVMRHGASGAPRVLADADWIDVPVVNAGDGTHEHPTQALLDAFTMRRRLHGAASRGQGLDGVRVAIVGDVLHSRVARSNAWLLRTLGAEVTFVAPPTLLPAVDRPFGAAVHHDLDVALAEDPDVVMLLRIQQERMHDAFFPNEREYTRHFGLTAARAAGLPERTLIMHPGPMNRGLEIAGVAADDPRSTVVEQVANGVSVRMAVLYLALTGDHDAKESVA is encoded by the coding sequence ATGCGCCACCTCCTCTCCACCGCCGACCTCTCCCGCGCCGAGGCCGTCCACATCCTCGACGTCGCCGAGGAGATGGCCGAGGTCAACACGCGCGAGGTCAAGCGGCTCCCAGCCCTCCGCGGCAAGACGGTCGTGAACCTCTTCTTCGAGGACTCCACCCGGACCCGCATCTCGTTCGAGGCGGCCGCCAAGCGTCTCTCCGCCGACGTCATCAACTTCGCGGCGAAGGGATCGAGCGTCTCGAAGGGCGAATCGCTCAAGGACACCGTCCAGACCCTCGGTGCGATGGGCATCGACGGCATCGTGATGCGCCACGGCGCGTCCGGCGCCCCGCGGGTGCTCGCGGACGCCGACTGGATCGACGTCCCGGTCGTCAACGCGGGCGACGGCACGCACGAGCACCCGACGCAGGCCCTGCTCGACGCCTTCACGATGCGCCGCCGCCTGCACGGTGCGGCGAGCCGGGGCCAGGGCCTCGACGGCGTCCGCGTCGCGATCGTCGGCGACGTCCTGCACAGCCGCGTGGCACGCAGCAACGCCTGGCTCCTCCGCACGCTCGGCGCCGAGGTCACGTTCGTCGCCCCGCCGACGCTGCTGCCCGCCGTGGACCGCCCGTTCGGCGCCGCGGTCCACCACGACCTCGACGTCGCCCTCGCCGAGGACCCGGACGTCGTGATGCTCCTCCGCATCCAGCAGGAGCGCATGCACGACGCCTTCTTCCCGAACGAGCGCGAGTACACGCGGCACTTCGGCCTCACGGCCGCTCGCGCCGCGGGTCTCCCCGAGCGCACGCTGATCATGCACCCCGGCCCGATGAACCGCGGCCTGGAGATCGCCGGCGTCGCCGCCGACGACCCGCGCTCGACGGTCGTCGAGCAGGTCGCCAACGGCGTGAGCGTGCGCATGGCCGTCCTCTACCTCGCCCTGACGGGCGACCACGACGCGAAGGAGTCCGTCGCATGA
- a CDS encoding dihydroorotase, producing the protein MTAHLIRGAQLVDGTRADIRLEARRITAVGSGLDTAGATVVDADGLIALPGLVDLHTHLREPGGEESETVRTGSRAAAAGGFTAVNAMANSNPVADTAGVVEQVQALGDDAGYVTVRPIGAVSQGLQGTHLSEIGAMATSRARVRVFSDDGSCVADPLLMRRALEYVKGFGGVIAQHAQEPRLTLGAQMNEGRLSSELGLAGWPAVAEEAIIARDVLLADHVGARLHVCHVSTAGSVEVIRWAKSRGIDVTAEVTPHHLVLTEDLIAGVDGAPGYDARYKVNPPLRAREDVEALRAALADGTIDIVATDHAPHTAEAKCCEWPAAANGMVGLESALSVVQSAVVDSGQLAWSDVARVLSEAPARIGQVEGHGQRIAEGAPAEVTLYDPSASREFAVTDLAGQSQNSPYLGMRLPGRVVATFHHGYPTVLDGAVVDDETVAARAAETVAAHAAAAREAAR; encoded by the coding sequence ATGACCGCCCACCTCATCCGCGGCGCGCAGCTGGTCGACGGCACGCGCGCCGACATCCGCCTGGAGGCACGGCGCATCACCGCGGTCGGGTCCGGTCTCGACACGGCCGGCGCCACGGTCGTCGACGCCGACGGGCTGATCGCCCTGCCCGGCCTCGTGGACCTGCACACCCACCTCCGCGAACCCGGCGGCGAGGAGTCCGAGACGGTCCGCACCGGCTCGCGCGCAGCGGCCGCCGGCGGGTTCACCGCCGTGAACGCGATGGCGAACTCGAACCCGGTGGCGGACACCGCCGGCGTGGTCGAGCAGGTGCAGGCGCTCGGGGACGACGCGGGCTACGTCACGGTCCGCCCGATCGGCGCGGTGTCGCAGGGCCTGCAGGGCACCCACCTCTCGGAGATCGGGGCGATGGCGACGAGCCGCGCGCGGGTCCGGGTGTTCTCGGACGACGGCTCCTGCGTGGCGGACCCGCTGCTCATGCGTCGGGCGCTCGAGTACGTCAAGGGCTTCGGCGGTGTCATCGCGCAGCACGCCCAGGAGCCGCGGCTCACGCTCGGCGCCCAGATGAACGAGGGTCGACTCTCGTCGGAGCTCGGCCTCGCGGGCTGGCCGGCCGTGGCAGAGGAGGCGATCATCGCTCGCGACGTCCTGCTCGCCGACCACGTCGGCGCACGCCTGCACGTCTGCCACGTCTCGACCGCGGGCAGCGTCGAGGTGATCCGGTGGGCGAAGTCCCGCGGGATCGACGTCACGGCCGAGGTCACGCCGCACCACCTGGTGCTGACCGAGGACCTCATCGCCGGCGTCGACGGCGCGCCGGGGTACGACGCCCGCTACAAGGTCAACCCGCCGCTCCGTGCCCGCGAGGACGTCGAGGCGCTCCGGGCCGCCCTCGCAGACGGCACGATCGACATCGTCGCCACCGACCACGCGCCGCACACCGCCGAGGCGAAGTGCTGCGAGTGGCCCGCCGCCGCGAACGGCATGGTCGGCCTCGAGTCCGCGCTGAGCGTCGTGCAGTCCGCCGTGGTCGACTCCGGGCAGCTCGCCTGGTCGGACGTCGCCCGCGTGCTCTCCGAGGCGCCGGCACGCATCGGCCAGGTCGAGGGCCACGGGCAGCGGATCGCCGAGGGCGCGCCGGCCGAGGTCACCCTCTACGACCCGAGCGCGTCGCGGGAGTTCGCCGTGACAGACCTCGCCGGCCAGTCGCAGAACTCGCCGTACCTCGGCATGCGGCTGCCCGGCCGGGTCGTCGCGACGTTCCACCACGGCTACCCGACCGTGCTCGACGGTGCGGTCGTCGACGACGAGACGGTCGCGGCGCGCGCAGCCGAGACGGTCGCGGCGCACGCCGCCGCGGCCCGGGAGGCGGCACGGTGA
- the carA gene encoding glutamine-hydrolyzing carbamoyl-phosphate synthase small subunit translates to MTRERAVLVLEDGTRYEGRAYGARGRSLGEVVFATGMTGYQETLTDPSYAGQIVVQTAPHIGNTGVNDEDPESRRIWVAGYVVRDPSRIVSNHRANATLDDHLVRDGIVGISGVDTRALTRRIRDAGAMKGGVFSGPEADLSADEQLAAVRDQAAMTGANFSATVSTPETYVVPAVGEQIGRLAVLDLGVKASTTRYLAERGFEVHVVPQDITAEALEALAPDALFYSNGPGDPAASDAQVELLQDSLKTGRPFFGICFGNQLLGRALGFGTYKLPFGHRGINQPVLDTTTGKVEITSQNHGFAVDAPLGEVIESPAGFGRVEVSHYSLNDQVVEGLRALDVPAFSVQYHPEAAAGPHDSMYLFDRFADLVRARRDGRPLDAATADATTPAADVTKEAN, encoded by the coding sequence ATGACACGCGAACGGGCCGTACTGGTCCTCGAGGACGGCACCCGCTACGAGGGACGGGCGTACGGCGCCCGAGGCCGGTCCCTGGGTGAGGTGGTCTTCGCGACCGGCATGACCGGGTACCAGGAGACGCTGACCGACCCGTCCTACGCCGGGCAGATCGTGGTGCAGACCGCGCCGCACATCGGCAACACGGGTGTGAACGACGAGGACCCCGAGTCCCGCCGCATCTGGGTGGCCGGGTACGTGGTCCGCGACCCCAGCCGGATCGTGTCGAACCACCGGGCGAACGCCACGCTGGACGACCACCTCGTCCGTGACGGCATCGTGGGCATCTCCGGGGTCGACACGCGGGCGCTCACCCGTCGGATCCGCGACGCGGGCGCGATGAAGGGCGGCGTGTTCAGCGGCCCCGAGGCGGACCTGTCGGCGGACGAGCAGCTCGCGGCCGTCCGCGACCAGGCCGCGATGACCGGTGCGAACTTCTCCGCGACGGTGTCCACGCCCGAGACCTACGTGGTCCCCGCGGTGGGCGAGCAGATCGGCCGGCTGGCCGTGCTCGACCTCGGCGTGAAGGCCTCGACCACCCGGTACCTCGCCGAGCGCGGGTTCGAGGTGCACGTCGTGCCGCAGGACATCACCGCCGAGGCGCTCGAAGCCCTGGCTCCCGACGCGTTGTTCTACTCGAACGGCCCCGGCGACCCGGCGGCGAGCGACGCCCAGGTGGAGCTCCTGCAGGACAGCCTGAAGACCGGTCGCCCGTTCTTCGGCATCTGCTTCGGCAACCAGCTGCTCGGCCGCGCGCTCGGCTTCGGCACGTACAAGCTGCCGTTCGGTCACCGCGGCATCAACCAGCCGGTGCTCGACACCACCACGGGCAAGGTCGAGATCACGAGCCAGAACCACGGCTTCGCGGTCGACGCGCCCCTCGGGGAGGTGATCGAGTCGCCCGCCGGGTTCGGCCGCGTCGAGGTCTCCCACTACTCCCTGAACGACCAGGTCGTCGAGGGCCTCCGCGCGCTCGACGTGCCCGCGTTCAGCGTGCAGTACCACCCCGAGGCGGCGGCCGGTCCGCACGACTCGATGTACCTGTTCGACCGGTTCGCGGACCTCGTCCGTGCCCGACGCGACGGCCGGCCGCTCGACGCGGCCACGGCCGACGCCACGACCCCCGCAGCCGACGTCACCAAGGAAGCCAACTGA